The Desulfuromonadales bacterium region AGATTGTCTCCTCCCATGCGGAGGCGGCCGACCGGCTGCGTTCCCTGCTGCGGCCGGGAGACCGGCTGCTGGTCAAGGGGTCGCGCGGCATGCGGATGGAAAAAGTTGGGGCCGCACTGCGGGATTCGGAAAATTCTTTAGCCGCCGGCAACGGTTAGGGGCCGCCCATGCTCTATCACCTTCTCTATCCACTGCATACCGAATTCTCGGCCCTCTACGTGTTTCGCTTCATCACGTTCCGGACCATCTATGCCACCATCACGGCGCTGGTGATTTCGTTCATCTTCGGCCCCTGGCTGATCAACAAGCTCTCCAGCCTGCAGATCGGCCAAACGATCCGCAAGCTGGGACCCGAGTCGCATTTCAAGAAAGAGGGAACGCCGACCATGGGTGGCGCCCTGATTCTGCTGGCGATCGTCCTGCCGACTCTGCTCTGGGCCGACCTGACCAACGTCTACGTCTGGGTGGTGCTGCTGGTGACAGTCGGTTACGGCGTGATCGGCTTCATCGATGATTACCGCAAGGTGAAGCTGAAAAACAGCGACGGCATCTCGCCCCGGCAGAAGATGTTCTGGCAGCTGCTGATCGCGCTGACGGCAGGGTGGCTGCTCTACATCTATCCGCCGTTCCAGACGACGCTGACCGTCCCCTTCCTGAAGGCGGTGAGTCCCGATCTGGGGATGTTCTACATCCCCTTCGCCATGCTGGTCATCGTCGGGGCGAGTAACGCCGTCAACCTGACCGACGGCCTGGACGGGCTGGCGATCGGGCCGATGATCATCGCCTCGGCCACCTATCTGCTCTTCGCCTACGTCACCGGCCACGCCCGGGTGGCCGAATACCTGCAGATCAGCAGCGTCCAGGGGGCGGGCGAGCTTTCCGTGCTGTGCGGCTCGATGGTCGGGGCCGGCCTCGGTTTTCTCTGGTTCAACAGCTATCCCGCGCAGGTGTTCATGGGGGATGTCGGATCGCTTTCACTGGGCGGGGCGCTTGGCACCATCGCGGTGATCACCAAGCAGGAGATCGTCCTGGTCATCGTCGGCGGCATCTTCGTCATGGAAGCCCTTTCGGTGATCTTCCAGGTGACCTCGTTCCGGCTCTACGGCAAGAGAATTTTCCGCATGGCGCCGATCCATCACCATTTCGAGCTCAAGGGGTGGCCCGAGCCGAAGATCATCGTGCGGTTCTGGATCATCAGCATCATTCTGGCCCTGGTGGCCCTGTCGACGCTGAAGTTGAGGTAAAAGGCCCGCGGCCCGAGGCAAGAGGCAAGCCCCGGATTGGGGACCCGCAACCAGGAACTACGAATGCGACGTGATTTTTCCGGACAAAAAGTTGTCGTCATCGGCGCCGGCGCCACCGGGCTGGCCCTGACCCGTTATTTTTGCCGCCGCGGGGCGACCGTCACCCTTTCCGACAGCCGCTCGGCCGAACGGATCGGCGACCTCGGGCCGCTTCGCGAGTTGGGCGTCCGCCTCGATCTCGGCGGGCACACCCCGGAACTCTTCCTGGCCGCCGACCTGGTGGCGGTGAGCCCCGGTGTGCCGTTAAGTGTGCCGGCGGTGGCGGTCGCCCGACATGCCGGAGTGAGGGTGCTCGGCGAGATCGAGATCGCTTTCGGCGAACTCACCGCGCCGCTGGCGGCGATCACCGGGACCAACGGCAAATCGACGACGACGACGCTGATGGGCGAGATGTTCAGCGCCTGGGGCAAGCGGACCTTCGTCGGCGGCAATCTGGGTACCCCGCTCATCGAGGCGGTCGACGGGGAATGGGACTGGCTGGTTGCCGAGCTCTCCTCCTTCCAGCTCGAGGCGATTTGTGATTTTCGTCCGCGCTATGCGCTGCTTCTCAATATCACCGAGGATCACCTCGACCGCTACCCCGACATGGCGAGCTACGTTGCCGCCAAGCTGCAGATCTTTGCCAACATGGGCGAGGCGGATGTTGCCGTACTGAACGCCGAGGATCCCCTGGTCATGGCGGCTGCTGCCGATATCCGGCCGCGCCGGATCCTCTTTTCTTCGCGCCGACTGCTTCCTGAAGGAATGGGTCTGGACGGGGAGGAGATCGTCTGGCGTTATTCCGGGATGGAGCGGCGCTTTCCCTTGGCGAGGCTGCAGCTCAAGGGGCTGCACAACGTCGAGAACGTCATGGCCGCGCTGATTCCGCCACTCCTCGAGGGGTGCCCGCCGGAGCTTGCCTGGTCGGCCGCCTGTCGCTTTGCCGGCCTGGCTCATCGCATGGTGCCGGTCCGACAGCTCGACGGAGTGACCTG contains the following coding sequences:
- the mraY gene encoding phospho-N-acetylmuramoyl-pentapeptide-transferase, with protein sequence MLYHLLYPLHTEFSALYVFRFITFRTIYATITALVISFIFGPWLINKLSSLQIGQTIRKLGPESHFKKEGTPTMGGALILLAIVLPTLLWADLTNVYVWVVLLVTVGYGVIGFIDDYRKVKLKNSDGISPRQKMFWQLLIALTAGWLLYIYPPFQTTLTVPFLKAVSPDLGMFYIPFAMLVIVGASNAVNLTDGLDGLAIGPMIIASATYLLFAYVTGHARVAEYLQISSVQGAGELSVLCGSMVGAGLGFLWFNSYPAQVFMGDVGSLSLGGALGTIAVITKQEIVLVIVGGIFVMEALSVIFQVTSFRLYGKRIFRMAPIHHHFELKGWPEPKIIVRFWIISIILALVALSTLKLR
- the murD gene encoding UDP-N-acetylmuramoyl-L-alanine--D-glutamate ligase gives rise to the protein MRRDFSGQKVVVIGAGATGLALTRYFCRRGATVTLSDSRSAERIGDLGPLRELGVRLDLGGHTPELFLAADLVAVSPGVPLSVPAVAVARHAGVRVLGEIEIAFGELTAPLAAITGTNGKSTTTTLMGEMFSAWGKRTFVGGNLGTPLIEAVDGEWDWLVAELSSFQLEAICDFRPRYALLLNITEDHLDRYPDMASYVAAKLQIFANMGEADVAVLNAEDPLVMAAAADIRPRRILFSSRRLLPEGMGLDGEEIVWRYSGMERRFPLARLQLKGLHNVENVMAALIPPLLEGCPPELAWSAACRFAGLAHRMVPVRQLDGVTWYNDSKGTNVGSVVKSLAGLAAPVTLIAGGKDKGGDYAPLAPLVREKVAHLILIGQAAPRIAEALGNLTRTERADTLEAAVSRARELTPVGGSVLLSPGCSSFDMFKSYEERGDVFTRAVLALPEKEAV